The genomic region GAGTATTATCGGTTACGCCGAAATGCTACTTGATGGCCTCGCTGGAGATCTCAATCAAGACCAAGGCAAGTATGTTTCAACTGTTTTGGAAAAAGGCGAGAGCTTATTAGGGCTGATTGGCCAAGTTTTAGATTTATCGCGGATTGAGTCAGGAAATGTGGTTCTCAAGCGCGAGGTCAGCGATCCGCGGGAGATCATTGAGCGCAGTGTTTCTGATGTATTGCCGCAATCTAAAAAACGCGATTTGGATATTGCGCTGGAAATCGATGAATCAGTCTTGCCGGTTAATGTGGATAAAGACAAAGTCCGCCGTGTGGTAACAAATCTCTTGGGCAATGCTGTTAAATTTTCAAAGCAAGGCAGTACCATTGTGGTTCGCGCGCGCTCCTGTGAATTGGAGGATGCAGCCCAACCTTTTGACGTCTTTGAGCCCGAGCGAAATAGAGCCTTAGAGATATCCGTGACGGATGAAGGCATGGGTATCGCGAAAGATGCATTAGAGAGAATCTTTGATTCATTTTACCAAGTAGACAATACCTCAACGCGTGAATTTGGCGGAACCGGATTGGGCTTGGCGATTGTTCGCAACTTTATGCGCGCTCACGCAGGTGATGTGGAAGTGAGAAGTGAAGTTGGAGTGGGAACTACATTTACCATTCGCCTACCTTACAATCAGGAAGAGGCCGGCACTGTGGCCGGCGCATAAGGTTTTAAAGCTTATAGTTCTTGGCGCTTGAAGACGCGTTCGCTTCTGCTTGAGACGCCCAAATGATTTCACATTCTTTACGAAGCCGGTTTAGAAGATCTTCCTGAGGTTTAGACCCCGTTGCCTGAAGCTCGGGCAATGAGGCTATGAGTAACTCCAATTCTTGGTTGCTGTTTTTGTCTTGGTTGGTTTCAATTGCCATCCATGCTTGGCTCCAGATTTCTTGGCTCAGAACGGGATCGCCTCCTAGTTCCTCAAGTCGCCTTGTATATTTTAGCAATTGCATCAACTGTTTCTGCTCTTTCGTGTTGAGCTTTCTCTTGATGCCGTGATGCCTCTTTTCCTTTCTTAGAAAGAGTCTTTCTTCGGCATCAGGCGTTTTGTCGACGAATTGAATCGCTCGATAAATTCCATAGAGAACCAGTGCAACACCCAGCCCTAAGTAAACAGGGCGTAGAATGAACCAAAGTCCGACTCCAAGAGAAGTCAAAGTGGCAGGGCGCATCAGCGCGTATTGCCAAAGCTGGGCTCTCATGAGTGTACCTCTTGAAGCTGAATGCCCAGAGGCGTCTTAAAGGCCGGTGCAACCAGGAGCTTTGCGTTTTCTTGAGCTTGCATGGCCCGAAACTCTTCTTTGGCCTTCTCTTTATCTTGCTCTTTTCGAAGCGCCGAGATGGACAAAGATTCTACGGGCTCATGGATTGGCTCTTCAATAAGACCAGCCTTTGCCTCGAGCTCGTCAACGGCGTCGCGAACTCGTCCTAAAGCCGTTTCATCGATTCCCACTTTCATCTGGCCCTGCAGGGCTTGGGATGCCTGAATGCGGGCTTGA from Deltaproteobacteria bacterium harbors:
- a CDS encoding HAMP domain-containing histidine kinase translates to SIIGYAEMLLDGLAGDLNQDQGKYVSTVLEKGESLLGLIGQVLDLSRIESGNVVLKREVSDPREIIERSVSDVLPQSKKRDLDIALEIDESVLPVNVDKDKVRRVVTNLLGNAVKFSKQGSTIVVRARSCELEDAAQPFDVFEPERNRALEISVTDEGMGIAKDALERIFDSFYQVDNTSTREFGGTGLGLAIVRNFMRAHAGDVEVRSEVGVGTTFTIRLPYNQEEAGTVAGA